A single window of Mycobacterium sp. ITM-2016-00318 DNA harbors:
- a CDS encoding NAD(P)/FAD-dependent oxidoreductase, which yields MIRETADAVVIGAGHNGLVAAAMLADAGWDVMVLEAQAEPGGAVKSAELFPGFVSDLYSAFYPLSVVSPALKALNLEDHGLQWTHAPAVVGHARSADDDDAPVIYRDVDRTIEDLNRRAGGDGDRWAELFEQWLRVKEALLSTLFSPFPPVRGPVRLLRELGTAEALRLAHMLLMPAGVMAETLFDSDAARLLLLGNAMHADVPIDAPGSAVMGYMLIMMAQDGGFPVPVGGAGKLAEALVNRARSAGAHIECEREVDAIEVQGGRAVAVHTADGSTVRVRRAVVADTSAPRLFGHLLPSHAVPNGLLRSLNSFVWDTPVLKINYALDAAIPWQSKSLNEAGTVHLGADQDGLVRWMADLNTKTIPRWPFMLFGQMTTADPSRSPAGTESAWAYTHLPRGVADDESADRLSEAVDLVLEEHAPGFIDHVVGKAIQRPSDLEASDANLYAGAVNGGTSQLYQQLIFRPAPGFGRAETPVQNVYLGSAGAAPGGGVHGICGRNAAKAALAGAGMRGWPRRRLSSALQSLVTR from the coding sequence ATGATCCGGGAAACGGCGGACGCCGTGGTGATCGGTGCGGGGCACAACGGATTGGTAGCCGCCGCGATGCTCGCCGACGCAGGCTGGGATGTGATGGTGCTCGAGGCGCAGGCCGAGCCCGGGGGAGCGGTGAAGAGCGCCGAGCTGTTTCCCGGCTTCGTCAGTGACCTCTACAGCGCGTTCTATCCGCTGTCGGTGGTGTCGCCTGCACTGAAGGCCCTGAACCTCGAGGACCACGGTCTGCAGTGGACGCATGCGCCTGCGGTCGTAGGCCATGCCCGATCCGCCGACGACGATGACGCGCCGGTGATCTACCGCGACGTCGACCGAACAATCGAGGACCTGAATCGGCGCGCCGGCGGAGACGGCGATCGGTGGGCCGAGCTGTTCGAGCAGTGGCTGCGCGTCAAGGAGGCGCTGCTGTCGACGCTGTTCTCGCCCTTTCCTCCGGTACGCGGCCCGGTGCGGCTTCTTCGCGAACTCGGTACCGCGGAAGCGTTGCGGCTCGCTCACATGCTGCTGATGCCCGCCGGGGTGATGGCGGAGACGTTGTTTGACAGCGATGCTGCGCGGCTGCTGTTGTTGGGCAACGCGATGCATGCCGACGTGCCCATCGACGCGCCGGGCAGCGCAGTCATGGGCTACATGCTGATCATGATGGCGCAGGACGGCGGCTTCCCGGTCCCTGTCGGCGGGGCGGGCAAGCTGGCCGAGGCGCTGGTCAATCGCGCGCGATCGGCGGGTGCGCACATCGAGTGCGAGCGCGAAGTCGACGCGATCGAGGTACAGGGCGGACGCGCCGTCGCGGTGCACACCGCCGACGGCTCTACGGTGCGTGTCCGCCGGGCCGTGGTGGCCGACACGTCGGCACCGAGGCTCTTCGGACACCTGCTGCCGTCACACGCCGTGCCGAACGGCCTATTGAGATCGCTAAACAGCTTCGTCTGGGACACACCGGTTCTCAAGATCAACTATGCCCTGGATGCGGCGATCCCGTGGCAGTCCAAGAGCCTCAACGAAGCCGGCACGGTGCATCTCGGCGCCGACCAGGACGGCCTCGTCCGATGGATGGCCGACCTGAACACCAAGACCATTCCCCGGTGGCCGTTCATGCTCTTCGGCCAGATGACCACGGCGGACCCGAGCCGCTCACCCGCAGGCACCGAAAGTGCCTGGGCCTACACGCATCTACCGCGCGGCGTGGCCGATGACGAGTCCGCCGATCGACTGTCGGAGGCTGTCGATCTGGTCCTCGAAGAGCACGCGCCAGGTTTCATCGACCACGTCGTCGGCAAGGCGATCCAGCGCCCGTCGGACCTCGAAGCCAGCGACGCGAACCTGTACGCCGGTGCAGTGAACGGCGGCACCTCGCAGCTGTACCAGCAGCTGATCTTCCGTCCGGCGCCCGGGTTCGGTAGGGCCGAAACTCCTGTGCAGAATGTGTACCTCGGAAGTGCGGGCGCCGCGCCCGGCGGTGGAGTGCACGGGATCTGTGGCCGGAACGCGGCGAAGGCGGCGCTCGCGGGCGCCGGGATGCGCGGATGGCCCCGGCGACGTCTCAGCAGCGCCCTGCAGTCCCTGGTGACACGGTAG
- a CDS encoding SDR family oxidoreductase, giving the protein MSETAELALVTGASSGIGFELARLFADGGYEVVVAADDDGIHAGAEKLASTGAQVRAVQVDLRDPDGVERLYRAATEGGRHLSAAALNAGTGRGGPFLDGDLQGDFNIIDLNVRSTVHLSKLVLRDMAARGAGKVLYTSSVEAQMPGSLQSMYAASKSFIQSFAEALHDEMRNTGVTVTSLMPGPTDTNFFARAGMASTVVGRMPKDDPGKVARQGYDAMMRGDRKVVASSLLSKSMGLANRFLPDSVKAVATRLISQPVR; this is encoded by the coding sequence CAGATTGTTCGCCGACGGCGGCTACGAGGTGGTCGTCGCTGCGGACGACGACGGCATTCACGCCGGCGCCGAGAAACTCGCCTCGACCGGAGCGCAGGTGCGAGCGGTACAGGTCGACCTCCGTGACCCCGACGGTGTCGAACGGCTCTACCGCGCCGCCACCGAGGGGGGCCGCCATTTGTCGGCGGCGGCGCTCAATGCGGGCACCGGCCGAGGCGGTCCGTTCTTGGACGGCGATCTCCAAGGCGACTTCAACATCATCGACCTCAATGTCCGGTCCACCGTGCATCTGTCCAAACTCGTACTGCGGGACATGGCCGCGCGGGGAGCGGGCAAGGTTCTCTACACCTCGTCGGTCGAAGCCCAGATGCCCGGCTCACTCCAGTCGATGTACGCGGCGTCCAAGTCGTTCATACAGTCGTTCGCCGAAGCGCTGCACGACGAGATGCGCAATACGGGTGTGACGGTCACCTCGCTGATGCCCGGCCCGACGGACACCAATTTCTTCGCGCGAGCGGGCATGGCCTCCACCGTTGTCGGCCGCATGCCCAAGGACGACCCGGGCAAGGTCGCCAGGCAGGGGTACGACGCGATGATGCGCGGAGACCGGAAAGTGGTCGCATCGTCACTGCTGTCCAAATCGATGGGCTTGGCCAACCGTTTTCTGCCGGACTCGGTCAAAGCCGTTGCCACCCGACTGATCTCGCAGCCAGTCCGATGA